Proteins encoded together in one Pseudomonas sp. Seg1 window:
- the cysQ gene encoding 3'(2'),5'-bisphosphate nucleotidase CysQ, protein MNFPNPLMAPVVELALRAGEAILPFWRSGVEVTAKSDDSPVTAADLAAHHLIVAGLTALDPSIPILSEEDANIPQGVRAGWQRWWLVDPLDGTKEFISGSEEFTVNIALIEHGRVVFGVVSMPTNGRFYVGGSGLGAWRCDKGGTPVSIQVRDVPGPGEAFTVVASRRHSSPEQERLLAGLSANLGELQLANIGSSLKFCLVAEGAADCYPRLAPTSQWDTAAAQGVLEGAGGEVLDLRGNAFCYPARESLRNEFFLALPAKAAWRARLLELARG, encoded by the coding sequence ATGAATTTCCCCAACCCGTTGATGGCCCCGGTAGTTGAGCTGGCATTGCGCGCGGGCGAAGCGATTTTGCCGTTCTGGCGCTCAGGCGTTGAAGTCACGGCCAAGTCCGATGACTCGCCGGTGACCGCCGCCGATCTGGCGGCGCACCACCTGATCGTCGCCGGACTGACAGCGCTCGATCCGAGCATTCCGATCCTGTCCGAAGAGGACGCCAATATCCCGCAAGGCGTGCGGGCCGGTTGGCAGCGCTGGTGGCTGGTGGATCCGCTGGATGGCACCAAGGAGTTCATCAGCGGCAGCGAAGAATTCACCGTCAATATCGCGCTGATCGAACACGGTCGGGTGGTGTTTGGCGTGGTGTCGATGCCGACTAATGGTCGCTTCTATGTCGGTGGTAGCGGGCTCGGTGCCTGGCGTTGCGATAAGGGTGGCACGCCGGTTTCGATTCAAGTGCGTGACGTGCCTGGGCCAGGTGAAGCGTTCACTGTGGTCGCCAGCCGTCGACATTCCAGTCCCGAGCAGGAACGCCTGCTGGCCGGATTGAGTGCGAATCTGGGTGAGCTGCAATTGGCGAATATCGGCAGTTCGTTGAAGTTTTGTCTGGTGGCTGAGGGCGCGGCGGATTGCTATCCGCGACTGGCGCCGACGTCGCAGTGGGACACGGCGGCGGCGCAGGGTGTGCTGGAAGGCGCGGGCGGTGAAGTGTTGGATTTGCGCGGTAATGCGTTCTGTTATCCGGCGCGGGAATCACTGCGCAACGAGTTCTTTCTGGCGCTGCCGGCGAAGGCTGCGTGGCGGGCGAGATTGTTGGAGTTGGCCCGGGGGTAA
- a CDS encoding sigma-54 dependent transcriptional regulator, with translation MTIDNRIQVVLIDDDPHLRQALGQTLDLAGLKILQLSEARGLAAQLERDWPGVVVSDIRMPGMDGLELLSELHAQDPELPVLLITGHGDVPLAVQAMRAGAYDFLEKPFASDALLDSVRRALALRRLVLDNRSLRLALSDRNELSARLVGHSTPMLRLREQIGALAATKADVLILGETGAGKEVVARALHDLSSRRNGPFVAINAGALAESVVESELFGHEPGAFTGAQKRRIGKFEFANGGTLFLDEIESMSMDVQVKLLRMLQERVVERLGGNQLIPLDIRVIAATKEDLRQAADQGRFRADLYYRLNVAPLRIPPLRERGEDALVLFQHYADEASARHGLPPHELQPAQRALLLRHTWPGNVRELQNAAERFALGLELALDNSGSDGVATVEVIGGGLSEQVENFEKSLIAAELARSHSSVRSLAEALGIPRKTLHDKLRKHGLNFGDSSHGEENE, from the coding sequence ATGACCATCGACAATCGCATTCAGGTAGTGTTGATCGACGACGATCCGCACCTGCGTCAGGCCCTCGGCCAGACCCTGGATCTGGCCGGCCTGAAAATTCTTCAGTTGTCCGAAGCCAGAGGCCTCGCCGCGCAACTGGAGCGTGACTGGCCCGGCGTGGTGGTCAGTGACATTCGCATGCCGGGCATGGACGGTCTGGAATTGTTGAGCGAATTGCACGCTCAGGACCCTGAACTGCCAGTGCTGCTGATCACCGGCCACGGCGATGTGCCGCTGGCCGTGCAGGCGATGCGCGCTGGTGCCTACGACTTCCTCGAAAAACCCTTCGCCAGCGACGCCCTGCTCGACAGCGTGCGCCGCGCCTTGGCCCTGCGCCGCCTGGTGCTGGACAACCGCAGCCTGCGTCTGGCCCTCAGTGATCGCAACGAATTGAGCGCGCGATTGGTCGGCCATTCGACGCCGATGCTGCGCTTGCGCGAGCAGATCGGCGCACTGGCAGCGACCAAGGCTGACGTGCTGATCCTTGGCGAAACCGGCGCCGGCAAAGAAGTGGTCGCCCGCGCACTGCATGATTTGTCGAGCCGCCGTAACGGTCCGTTCGTGGCGATCAACGCCGGCGCGCTGGCCGAATCGGTGGTGGAAAGCGAGCTGTTCGGGCATGAGCCGGGCGCATTCACCGGTGCGCAAAAACGCCGGATCGGCAAGTTTGAATTCGCCAATGGCGGCACGCTGTTCCTTGATGAAATCGAAAGCATGAGCATGGACGTGCAAGTGAAGTTGCTGCGCATGCTTCAGGAGCGCGTCGTCGAACGCCTGGGCGGCAATCAACTGATCCCGCTGGACATCCGCGTGATCGCCGCGACCAAGGAAGATTTGCGTCAAGCCGCCGATCAGGGCCGTTTCCGCGCCGACCTGTATTACCGTCTCAATGTCGCACCGCTGCGCATTCCACCGCTGCGCGAGCGTGGCGAAGATGCGCTGGTGCTGTTCCAGCACTACGCCGATGAAGCCAGCGCCCGTCACGGTTTGCCGCCCCACGAGTTGCAACCGGCACAACGCGCTTTGCTCCTGCGCCACACATGGCCGGGCAACGTCCGCGAATTGCAAAACGCCGCCGAGCGTTTCGCCCTCGGCCTGGAACTGGCGCTGGACAACAGTGGATCCGACGGCGTCGCTACCGTGGAAGTCATCGGCGGCGGGCTCAGCGAGCAAGTGGAAAACTTCGAGAAGTCGTTGATTGCCGCCGAACTGGCGCGCTCGCACAGCTCCGTGCGCAGCCTCGCCGAAGCCCTGGGCATTCCGCGCAAGACCTTGCACGACAAACTGCGCAAGCATGGTCTCAACTTCGGCGACAGCAGCCATGGGGAAGAGAACGAATGA
- a CDS encoding thioesterase domain-containing protein encodes MTDHRQYLESVLHHDIPLTRDMGLKVLDWREQQLSLHLPLDPNVNHKSTMFGGSLYCGAVLAGWGWLHLRLKEEGIEDGHIVIQEGQISYPLPVTGDATAICPAPDAAMWQKFLAMYRRYGRARLTLNTRIVNARSDEDAVRFSGQYVLHR; translated from the coding sequence ATGACCGATCACAGACAATATCTGGAGTCCGTTCTCCATCACGACATCCCGTTGACCCGGGACATGGGCCTGAAAGTGCTCGACTGGCGTGAGCAGCAGTTGAGTCTGCACCTGCCGCTGGATCCCAACGTCAATCACAAGAGCACCATGTTCGGCGGCAGCCTCTACTGCGGCGCGGTGCTGGCCGGTTGGGGCTGGTTGCATTTGCGCTTGAAGGAAGAAGGGATCGAGGACGGGCACATCGTCATTCAGGAGGGGCAGATCAGCTATCCGCTGCCGGTGACGGGGGATGCCACGGCGATTTGCCCGGCGCCGGATGCAGCGATGTGGCAGAAGTTTCTGGCGATGTATCGGCGATATGGGCGGGCGCGGCTGACACTGAATACGCGGATTGTTAATGCGCGCAGTGATGAGGATGCGGTGAGGTTCAGCGGGCAGTACGTGCTGCATCGGTAA
- a CDS encoding aminotransferase, whose amino-acid sequence MPLATLIHRASLPSPQICEEQALQWLAEHYGLSGTLQALGSQQDLNFRVDSARGRFVLKICRGDYALVELQAQHAGLKYLAEHSNVNVPRVIAANNGEDLLSLEVGGETVHVRLLDYIEGQSLTHLDHLGNTVVAGFGRLCGEMDLALAGFDHPGLERTLQWDARHASALISHLLPVIKDERQRALIADAAQQAESRLRPLLDKLPVQAIHMDITDDNVVWQRDAQRHWQLQGVIDFGDLIRTWRITDLSVTCAALLHHAGGDPWVILPAVQAYHSVNPLQREELQALWPLIVARAAVLVLSGEQQVSIDPGNAYSRDNLTHEWEIFRVATSVPLALMEAAILTAVGQSLPAINGEGFAPLLPSLVGREFALIDLGVLSPHFEAGNWEQAGIDQRLLTEAAAAHGLAASRYGQYRLSRTRPDSAEQPDTFPLHVELRVPDGTAVEAPFAGVLHQTADGVLQLDGPQLSVRLWGVTPSLHSGAALVKGQVLGAVSGPLIVQLSRGAQLNAPLFCTPSHAPAWQALCPSPAALLGLACDAEPELDAKTLLERRDASFARTQKHYYVDPPRIERGWRNHLIDMQGRSYLDMLNNVAVLGHGHPRMAAVAARQWSLLNTNSRFNYAAVAEFSERLLKLAPQGMDRVFLVNSGSEANDLAIRLAWAYSGGRDMISVLEAYHGWTVGADAVSTSIADNPKALESRPDWVHPVTAPNIYRGEFRGLDSAPEYVRSVEHHLAKIAEQKRQLAGFICEPVYGNAGGISLPPGYLQAVYAKVRALGGVCIADEVQVGYGRMGHFFWGFEEQGVVPDIITMAKGMGNGQPLGAVITRRDIAEALEAEGYFFSSAGGSPVSCQIGMAVLDVMEEEKLWENAQVVGGHFKARLEALIDKHPLVGAVHGSGFYLGLELIRNRQTLEPATEETALLCDRLRELGIFMQPTGDDLNILKIKPPMVTSRQSVDFFVDMLDRVLTEGL is encoded by the coding sequence ATGCCGCTCGCCACGTTGATTCATCGCGCCAGTTTGCCCAGTCCGCAAATTTGTGAAGAGCAGGCGCTGCAATGGCTGGCGGAGCATTACGGGCTCAGTGGCACGTTGCAGGCCCTTGGCAGTCAGCAGGATCTGAATTTTCGTGTCGACAGTGCGCGCGGGCGCTTTGTGCTGAAGATCTGCCGTGGCGATTACGCCCTCGTTGAGTTGCAGGCCCAGCACGCCGGGCTGAAATATCTTGCCGAACATTCTAACGTCAATGTGCCACGGGTGATTGCGGCCAATAACGGCGAGGACCTGCTGTCACTGGAGGTCGGTGGCGAAACGGTGCATGTGCGGCTGCTGGATTACATCGAAGGCCAGTCGCTGACCCACCTCGATCATTTGGGCAATACCGTGGTGGCCGGGTTTGGTCGGCTCTGTGGCGAGATGGATCTGGCGCTGGCCGGGTTTGACCATCCGGGCCTTGAGCGCACGTTGCAGTGGGACGCACGCCATGCCAGTGCATTGATCAGCCATTTGCTGCCGGTGATCAAGGATGAACGGCAACGCGCGCTGATTGCCGATGCCGCCCAGCAGGCCGAAAGCCGCTTGCGACCCTTGCTCGACAAACTGCCGGTGCAGGCCATCCACATGGACATCACCGATGACAACGTGGTCTGGCAGCGCGACGCCCAGCGCCACTGGCAATTGCAGGGCGTCATCGATTTTGGCGATCTGATACGCACGTGGCGGATCACCGATCTGTCAGTGACTTGCGCGGCATTGCTGCATCACGCCGGCGGTGATCCTTGGGTGATTTTGCCGGCGGTGCAGGCTTATCACTCGGTCAATCCGCTGCAACGCGAAGAACTCCAAGCGCTGTGGCCATTGATCGTCGCGCGTGCGGCGGTGTTGGTGCTCAGTGGCGAGCAGCAGGTCAGCATTGACCCGGGCAACGCCTATAGCCGCGACAATCTCACCCACGAATGGGAAATCTTCCGCGTCGCGACATCGGTGCCGCTGGCGCTGATGGAGGCGGCGATCCTGACGGCGGTGGGGCAGAGCTTGCCGGCGATCAACGGCGAAGGTTTTGCACCGTTACTCCCGAGTCTGGTCGGGCGCGAGTTTGCGCTGATCGACCTTGGCGTGCTGAGCCCGCATTTCGAGGCCGGCAATTGGGAGCAGGCAGGCATCGATCAGCGCCTGCTGACGGAAGCGGCGGCGGCCCATGGCCTGGCGGCGAGCCGTTATGGTCAGTACCGTTTGTCGCGCACCCGGCCCGACAGCGCCGAGCAACCGGACACCTTCCCGCTGCACGTTGAATTGCGCGTACCCGATGGCACAGCGGTCGAAGCGCCGTTTGCCGGTGTGTTGCATCAAACGGCGGACGGCGTGCTGCAACTCGATGGCCCGCAACTCAGTGTGCGGCTGTGGGGCGTGACGCCTTCACTGCACAGCGGCGCGGCGCTGGTCAAAGGTCAGGTGCTGGGCGCGGTCAGCGGGCCGTTGATCGTGCAGTTGAGCCGAGGTGCGCAACTGAACGCGCCGCTGTTCTGCACGCCTTCCCATGCCCCGGCCTGGCAAGCACTGTGCCCATCGCCCGCCGCGTTGCTGGGACTGGCCTGCGATGCCGAACCGGAGCTGGACGCGAAAACCCTGCTTGAACGCCGCGATGCCAGTTTTGCCCGCACGCAGAAACACTACTACGTCGACCCGCCGCGCATCGAACGTGGCTGGCGCAATCACCTGATCGACATGCAGGGCCGCTCCTATCTCGACATGCTCAACAACGTCGCGGTGCTCGGTCACGGCCACCCGCGCATGGCAGCGGTCGCGGCCCGTCAGTGGTCGCTGCTCAACACCAACTCGCGGTTCAACTATGCGGCGGTCGCCGAGTTTTCCGAGCGCTTGCTGAAGCTTGCGCCGCAAGGCATGGACCGGGTGTTTCTGGTCAACAGCGGCAGCGAGGCCAATGACCTGGCGATCCGTCTGGCGTGGGCCTACAGCGGCGGGCGCGACATGATCAGTGTGCTGGAGGCCTATCACGGCTGGACAGTTGGCGCCGATGCGGTGTCGACGTCGATTGCCGACAACCCCAAAGCCCTCGAAAGCCGCCCGGACTGGGTACATCCGGTGACCGCGCCGAATATCTATCGCGGGGAATTCCGGGGTCTCGATTCGGCGCCGGAATATGTGCGCAGCGTCGAGCATCATCTGGCGAAAATCGCCGAGCAGAAACGCCAACTGGCCGGGTTTATATGCGAACCGGTGTACGGCAATGCCGGTGGTATCTCGCTGCCGCCGGGTTACCTGCAAGCGGTGTATGCGAAGGTCCGCGCGCTGGGCGGCGTCTGTATTGCCGATGAAGTGCAGGTCGGTTACGGGCGCATGGGCCATTTCTTCTGGGGTTTCGAAGAGCAGGGCGTGGTCCCGGACATCATCACCATGGCCAAAGGCATGGGCAACGGTCAGCCATTGGGTGCGGTCATCACCCGTCGGGACATCGCCGAAGCGCTGGAGGCGGAAGGCTACTTCTTCTCGTCGGCGGGCGGCAGTCCGGTGAGCTGCCAGATCGGCATGGCGGTATTGGACGTCATGGAAGAAGAAAAACTCTGGGAAAACGCGCAGGTGGTCGGTGGCCATTTCAAGGCACGGCTCGAGGCGCTGATCGATAAACATCCGCTGGTGGGGGCGGTGCACGGCTCAGGGTTCTATCTCGGGCTTGAGTTGATCCGCAATCGCCAGACGCTGGAGCCGGCGACCGAGGAGACGGCGTTGCTGTGCGATCGCCTGCGCGAGCTGGGGATCTTCATGCAGC
- a CDS encoding ATP-binding protein has translation MKPSLPRRPRWRSLALLALCLAPLLWPLEHLAERYYRSELAGQNRQTLDLYVANLLGTLHRYEVLPQILGDLPALRAVLGAPDDGVTQGNANRLLKNISAQTGAEVMYLMDTNGQTLAASNWDKHDSFVGRNFSFRPYFSEAMAGRLGRFFGLGTTSAKRGYFFAAAVRNGEKIIGVLVIKVDLDHTESLWGKTPEQLLVTDHNGVVILTSRPEWRFRSTRVLSDAERAAITAIQPYPTREPRPLNLSPDAWLTQTHDIAETGWSVSILAPRTLIDRPVRTVVAIGGATLLVVMLLLGLMMQRRRHYLERIAFEAKARRELEGRVAERTSDLEGLNRRLKQEVLEREQAQQELVRAQDDLVQAGKLSALGTMSASISHELNQPLAAIRSYAENAEVLLDHQRTDDARGNLKLISELTGRMASIIAHLRAFARRDRHAPESVALQPALDDALALLAKRRRSMEVELIRDLPAATLWVEAGETRLRQVLGNLLANALDALTEKGPPRKLWLSAESTAEGVNLYIRDNGPGFCMEALGRASEPFYTTKTRTQGLGLGLAICETLMRAFGGELSFANHKQGGALITLRLRAGAPGVSLQPSEDRSA, from the coding sequence ATGAAACCATCTCTCCCCCGCAGACCTCGCTGGCGCAGCCTCGCCCTGCTGGCCCTGTGTCTGGCGCCGCTACTGTGGCCGCTGGAACATCTGGCCGAGCGCTATTACCGCAGCGAACTGGCCGGTCAGAACCGCCAGACGCTCGACTTGTATGTCGCCAACCTGCTGGGCACCCTGCACCGCTATGAAGTACTGCCGCAAATCCTCGGCGACCTGCCAGCCCTGCGCGCGGTACTGGGGGCACCGGACGATGGTGTCACCCAAGGCAATGCCAATCGCCTGCTGAAAAACATCAGTGCGCAGACCGGCGCTGAAGTGATGTACCTGATGGACACCAACGGCCAAACGCTGGCGGCGTCGAACTGGGACAAACACGACAGTTTCGTCGGCCGCAATTTCTCGTTCCGGCCGTATTTCAGCGAAGCCATGGCCGGACGCCTCGGACGATTCTTCGGTCTTGGCACAACGTCTGCCAAGCGTGGTTATTTCTTCGCCGCCGCCGTGCGCAATGGCGAAAAGATCATTGGCGTGCTGGTGATCAAGGTCGATCTCGACCACACCGAAAGCCTCTGGGGCAAAACCCCGGAACAACTGCTGGTGACCGACCATAACGGCGTGGTCATCCTCACCTCGCGTCCGGAATGGCGCTTCCGCTCGACGCGTGTCTTGAGTGACGCCGAGCGAGCGGCGATCACTGCGATCCAGCCTTACCCGACCCGCGAACCACGCCCACTCAATCTCAGCCCCGATGCCTGGCTCACCCAGACCCACGACATCGCCGAAACCGGCTGGAGCGTCAGCATCCTTGCCCCGCGCACGCTGATCGACCGGCCGGTGCGCACCGTCGTAGCCATCGGCGGCGCCACGCTGTTGGTGGTGATGCTGTTGCTCGGTCTGATGATGCAGCGCCGCCGTCACTATCTGGAACGCATCGCCTTCGAAGCCAAGGCGCGACGGGAGCTGGAAGGTCGGGTCGCCGAACGCACCAGCGACCTCGAAGGCCTCAACCGCCGCTTGAAACAGGAAGTGCTGGAGCGCGAACAAGCCCAACAGGAACTGGTACGCGCCCAGGATGATCTGGTGCAGGCCGGCAAACTTTCAGCACTGGGCACGATGTCGGCGAGTATCAGCCACGAACTCAATCAGCCACTGGCAGCGATCCGCAGCTATGCGGAAAACGCCGAAGTGCTGCTCGATCATCAGCGCACCGATGACGCGCGCGGCAACCTCAAACTGATCAGCGAACTGACCGGGCGCATGGCCTCGATCATTGCGCATCTGCGCGCCTTCGCCCGCCGCGATCGCCACGCCCCGGAAAGCGTCGCCCTGCAACCGGCGCTGGACGATGCGCTGGCACTGCTGGCGAAACGTCGCCGCAGCATGGAGGTCGAACTGATCCGTGATCTGCCCGCCGCCACCCTGTGGGTCGAGGCCGGCGAAACCCGTTTGCGCCAGGTGCTCGGCAACCTGCTGGCCAACGCCCTCGACGCCCTCACCGAAAAAGGCCCGCCGCGTAAATTGTGGCTGAGTGCCGAATCCACCGCCGAGGGCGTCAATCTGTACATTCGCGACAATGGCCCGGGATTCTGCATGGAAGCTCTTGGCCGCGCCAGCGAACCTTTCTACACCACCAAGACCCGCACGCAGGGCCTTGGTCTAGGGCTGGCCATTTGTGAAACGCTGATGCGCGCCTTCGGTGGTGAACTGTCGTTCGCCAACCACAAACAGGGCGGCGCCTTGATTACCCTGCGGCTGCGCGCCGGTGCGCCCGGGGTCAGCCTGCAACCGTCCGAGGATCGAAGTGCATGA
- the rfbC gene encoding dTDP-4-dehydrorhamnose 3,5-epimerase, which translates to MNVITTDLPGVLIIEPKVFGDERGFFYESFNAKGFQQATGLDTQFVQDNHSRSQKGVLRGLHYQLENTQGKLVRVTAGEVLDVAVDIRRSSPHFGKWVAVRLSADNHRQLWIPEGFAHGFVVLSEFAEFLYKTTNYYDPSSERSIRWDDPALGIDWQLDEAPTLSAKDQAAALLKDAEVFA; encoded by the coding sequence ATGAATGTAATCACCACCGATCTGCCCGGTGTTCTGATCATCGAACCCAAGGTGTTTGGTGACGAGCGCGGTTTCTTCTACGAGAGTTTCAACGCCAAGGGGTTCCAGCAAGCGACCGGTCTGGATACACAGTTCGTCCAGGACAACCATTCGCGTTCGCAAAAAGGTGTGTTGCGTGGTCTGCATTACCAGCTTGAAAACACCCAAGGCAAACTGGTCCGCGTGACCGCCGGTGAAGTGTTGGATGTGGCCGTGGACATCCGCCGCAGCTCGCCGCACTTCGGTAAGTGGGTAGCAGTGCGCCTGTCAGCTGACAACCATCGTCAGCTGTGGATCCCGGAAGGTTTTGCCCATGGTTTTGTGGTACTGAGCGAGTTCGCTGAATTCCTCTACAAGACCACCAACTACTACGACCCTTCGTCCGAGCGCAGTATTCGCTGGGACGACCCTGCTCTGGGTATCGACTGGCAGTTGGACGAAGCGCCGACGCTGTCGGCCAAGGATCAGGCAGCAGCCCTGCTCAAGGACGCTGAAGTCTTCGCCTGA